Part of the Arachis hypogaea cultivar Tifrunner chromosome 6, arahy.Tifrunner.gnm2.J5K5, whole genome shotgun sequence genome, gagaggcatgagatgaaaatttagtcaaattagttaaattatctaacgactcttAGATATCAACTTcccgtgaagtcgactgcacatgAATTTCCACCTTGTCTTATACCATGGTTTTTGATAGctgatattaattaattatttatgtagGGGCCATCCTTGTCTTTGATACTTCAACTTCGTTTCAAAGTATTGGGATAGTGTACGGTGATATCGGAACATCACCATTGTATGTGTATTCAAGCACATTCACTGATGGTATCAAGAACAACGATGACATCTTGGGAGTTCTTTCCTTGATCTTGTACACCATTACTCTCATCCCTCTCATTAAGTATGTCCTTGTGGTCTTAAAGGCCAACGATAATGGCGATGGTATATATACATACACTCTCATTTTCGCCCTCAAACAAATTTTATTACGTTGAGATTTCTAAACTTTATAAACGTACTTTTGTAAAATTAGCGTAGTGTATTAAAATGTGTAAAATTTCAGGAGGGACTTTTGCTCTATACTCTCTAATATGTCGTTATGCAAAAGTGGGACTTATTCCGAATCAACAAGTGGAGGATGCTGACGTGTCCAACTACCAGCTTCAGTTGCCAAATAACCGTCAGAAGAGAGCAAGCAAGCTTAAGTCTGCGCTTGAGAAAAGTCACTTCATGAAGCTCTTCCTCTTATTTGCCACCATGCTTGGCACTTCCATGGTCATTGGTGATGGTGTTCTCACCCCCTGCATCTCTGTTTTATCTGCTGTTGGAGGGATCAAGCAAGCAGCTACTAACATCAACAACGGCAAGTTTTTATTTATGTGTATACATAAAGATGAAAACTCATATGCGGTGAATTTTacgtgaaattgatagttgaaGACTcaaataatttgactgatttgaataaattttcatttaacgactcttagttattaatttcgtGTGAAGTTgactgtatttaaaaaaaaaattaatttttttgtgtttattattttaaatcagtTAATCTTTAAAAGAATCGGTTCAACTGATTTGTTATCAACTAATTTTTATTCAAACTAAACCGGTCTAACAGCTGGTTCGATATGGTTCTCATAATCATATTAAACATTTAAACATGGAaagtatgaattttttttaatatataactaaTGCAACTTGTGTTGATTGTACACAGATGTGGTTGTTCTGATATCCGTGGCAATCTTGGTTTGCCTTTTCATGGCTCAGAGATTTGGAACTGATAAAGTTGGATACACCTTTGCTCCTATTATCTGTATATGGTTTGCCTTCATCGCAGCCATTGGTCTCTACAATTTCATCAAGTATGATCCCTCTATTATTAAAGCAGTAAATCCAAAATACATAGTTGACTACTTCATTAGGAACAAGAAAGATGCTTGGATTTCTCTTGGTGGTGTTGTGCTAGCCATAACTGGTACGTATAAAACTACTTCTCCTAAAAACTTAAGCCGAGAGGAGAAAGCAACATGAATGATTATATTTCTAACAAAATCTTAACTTAGTTAAGTAATGTTTAGATTTTATTCTATTGCAGGAACTGAAGCACTATTTGCTGATGTTGGACATTTCACAGTTCGATCCGTACAAATTAGCATGTGTTCTGTGACTTACCCTGCTCTGATTTTGGCTTATGTTGGACAAGCCTCTTTCCTTCGCAAGCATAATGATCTTGTTAGTGACACATTCTACAAGTCCATACCAggtaaataataataaacatatgTATGATTATGTTGTTATGAAGTAATTAATTGAGGATAGTTTGTTAATATTACTATGTTTTGCAGGCAAACTATATTGGCCAATGTTTGTTATTGCTGTTATGGCAGCAATTATAGCTTCACAAGCCATGATCTCAGGAACTTTCTCCATAATCCAACAATCCTTGTCATTGGGATGTTTCCCTCGTGTGAGAATTGTACATACATCGAGCAAGCACGAAGGACAAGTTTATATTCCAGAAATCAATTACATCCTTATGATTGCATGTATTGCCATCACTGTTGGATTTAAAACCACTACAAAAATTGGCAATGCCTATGGTAAATAATAACTCACACTCTCATTCAGTTCAAAAATAAGAATGAATTGGTATTGTTTTCTAATGTGTATGTATATGTTTGTTTTGTGCAAATGCAGGGATAGCAGTGGTGTTTGTAATGACACTTACATCTGCTTTTCTAGTACTAATCATGATCATGATATGGAAGACTCATATACTTTTGATTATTAGTTATGTGCTAATCATTGGTTCTGTGGAAGTTGTTTATCTAAGCTCAGTCTTATACAAATTTGACCAAGGGGGGTATCTTCCCCTTGCATTCGCCGCGGTTCTAATGTTCATCATGTATGTTTGGAACAACGTGTACCGAAGGAAGTACTACTATGAATTGGATCACAAGATTTCTGCAGAGAAGGTTAAAGAGATTGCTTGCAACACAAGTTTGTGTAGATTACCCGGCTTAGCTATGTTCTATTCAGAGCTTGTTCAAGGTGTTCCTCCAATTTTCAAGCACTATGTGGCCAATGTACCTGCCTTGCACTCACTTCTTATCTTTGTTTCCATCAAGTCCTTGCCAATTAGCAAAGTTCCAACGGAAGAGCGCTTCCTCTTTCGTCACGTGCACCCCAAGGAACTCAATGTGTTCAGGTGTGTTGTGAGGTATGGATACACGGATGTGCGCAACGAGGAGGAGCCTTTTGAGAAGCTTTTGGTTGAAAGATTGAAGCAGTTCATAGTTGATGAGTTCTGGAAGTCCCAAAATGGTGatgatca contains:
- the LOC112695822 gene encoding potassium transporter 5-like isoform X1; its protein translation is MCKISGGTFALYSLICRYAKVGLIPNQQVEDADVSNYQLQLPNNRQKRASKLKSALEKSHFMKLFLLFATMLGTSMVIGDGVLTPCISVLSAVGGIKQAATNINNDVVVLISVAILVCLFMAQRFGTDKVGYTFAPIICIWFAFIAAIGLYNFIKYDPSIIKAVNPKYIVDYFIRNKKDAWISLGGVVLAITGTEALFADVGHFTVRSVQISMCSVTYPALILAYVGQASFLRKHNDLVSDTFYKSIPGKLYWPMFVIAVMAAIIASQAMISGTFSIIQQSLSLGCFPRVRIVHTSSKHEGQVYIPEINYILMIACIAITVGFKTTTKIGNAYGIAVVFVMTLTSAFLVLIMIMIWKTHILLIISYVLIIGSVEVVYLSSVLYKFDQGGYLPLAFAAVLMFIMYVWNNVYRRKYYYELDHKISAEKVKEIACNTSLCRLPGLAMFYSELVQGVPPIFKHYVANVPALHSLLIFVSIKSLPISKVPTEERFLFRHVHPKELNVFRCVVRYGYTDVRNEEEPFEKLLVERLKQFIVDEFWKSQNGDDQEEEEKVQEEIEKEIESVEKASQDGVVHLIGENEIVACKGANIGKRILIDYAYNFLKKNLRQSEKLFDIPHKRMVKVGMTYEL
- the LOC112695822 gene encoding potassium transporter 5-like isoform X2, giving the protein MKLFLLFATMLGTSMVIGDGVLTPCISVLSAVGGIKQAATNINNDVVVLISVAILVCLFMAQRFGTDKVGYTFAPIICIWFAFIAAIGLYNFIKYDPSIIKAVNPKYIVDYFIRNKKDAWISLGGVVLAITGTEALFADVGHFTVRSVQISMCSVTYPALILAYVGQASFLRKHNDLVSDTFYKSIPGKLYWPMFVIAVMAAIIASQAMISGTFSIIQQSLSLGCFPRVRIVHTSSKHEGQVYIPEINYILMIACIAITVGFKTTTKIGNAYGIAVVFVMTLTSAFLVLIMIMIWKTHILLIISYVLIIGSVEVVYLSSVLYKFDQGGYLPLAFAAVLMFIMYVWNNVYRRKYYYELDHKISAEKVKEIACNTSLCRLPGLAMFYSELVQGVPPIFKHYVANVPALHSLLIFVSIKSLPISKVPTEERFLFRHVHPKELNVFRCVVRYGYTDVRNEEEPFEKLLVERLKQFIVDEFWKSQNGDDQEEEEKVQEEIEKEIESVEKASQDGVVHLIGENEIVACKGANIGKRILIDYAYNFLKKNLRQSEKLFDIPHKRMVKVGMTYEL